A part of Doryrhamphus excisus isolate RoL2022-K1 chromosome 8, RoL_Dexc_1.0, whole genome shotgun sequence genomic DNA contains:
- the LOC131134426 gene encoding eukaryotic translation initiation factor 4 gamma 1-like isoform X5 — translation MNPAPQQQQPPPQPPQHIHTKRERKQIIIRDPNQGGRDITEEIMSGGRTGSTPTPPQTAVSGSDSTGVATANAECVPAAVAPAPVRADDRENPLLPHLPQPPDTVKNDCHPTEATSSDMNINPTAPPLVSEAPGTPCNSLSSPVPNVPIADVMDAPKLPRVFTSEPQSAPEVPAYPAPIPDPVPTSTGQEIPERTATRLDEEVVKEEDIQPEDVSSLREKSYTPSAISNGMAGNEPERPLATLPSSCLEAPLESPIAQPEELRLPNGLPLPFLQDPEAPAITTEECDDSPIAEPDVKSYEATTKAVPTSVVKTSTAPVGESASTVSPAVPTEPTAQTGPSQPEVHETVHPVSLDTKKDTTMPESNAKGETSSPGPVDDHTPEMVIGPPQIVPTALVETTMQAAVSVPKKKRKMKDLNKKEAVGDLLDAFKEEKVVVPPAPEIVTAPSAETQPPAPPPAVEDADLTWEDKEDKLDAENIQPDDPEQTATDKKYQYKEEQWQPVNPEEKKKYDRSFLLRFQFASVSMNKPEGLPAISDVVLDKANKTPLRQLDPSRLPGMNCGPDFTPSFANLGRPGMGVGSRGPPPGMGAMVGGPRRSQQMQRKEPRKIITSMSLNDDVKLNKAEKAWKPSVKKSMCSRTPAETADTDPDQLKTQELFKSVRSILNKLTPQKFQQLMKQVTELKIDTEERLKGVIDLTFEKAISEPDFSVAYASMCRCVMGLKVQATDKPGDTVNFRKLLLNRCQKEFEKDKDDNEIFEKKQKELEAATEEEKKQRLMEELEEAKYKARKRSLGNIKFIGELFKFNMLTEVIMHDCIVKLLKNHDEESLECLCRLLSTIGKDLDFEKAKPRMDQYFNQMEKIIKERKTTSRIRFMLQDVVDLRENNWVPRRGDQGPKTIDQIHKEAELEEHREQMKVQQALISKKESVGGPGSRMGGPGSGSRGGPHTPSRGVSPQGDGWNTVTICKNRPYDGSRLSKITKTSAFDAHSQCLAPGGKGALSWGRGSSGGSSTKAPDSGPETGARPATSTLNRYSALQQSASGSSLESDRRVPQRNSSSRERGEQFDRSDHGLDRRDDRDRHRIQVAPTRSFSRENERSRERADPVRRVANRTDDRDQGRENVRRETSSTPPPTQVSTKPSLTVEELTKKSKAIIEEYLHNIDIKEPLQCVQEINCPQMLSVFVQCGLELTLERSNLARENMGRLLQQLMKAGILPVQQFYKGLHEILEIADEMAIDIPHIWLYLAELITPMLHEGGIPMGQLFKEISKPLISMGKAGDLLALILNLLCKGMSHKKVGTMWREAELQWKDFLPEDVDVNKFVTQKNVAFTLSEEPEKSKKKEMSCAELTKQLERLIQDKADNQRMLDWIEANLDEQQTASHMFIRALMTCICQSAIICDNPYKVNDEVISQRAKLMQKFLNDEQKELQALYALQALMVHMEQPANLLRMFFDTLYDEEVIREEAFYKWESSKDPAEEQGKGVALMSVTGFFTWLHQEDESDNV, via the exons ATGAACCCGGCCCCTCAACAGCAGCAACCGCCGCCTCAACCTCCCCAACACATCCACACCAAACGGGAACGTAAACAG ataaTAATAAGAGACCCAAACCAAGGTGGTCGAGACATTACAGAGGAGATTATGTCAGGGGGCCGCACCGGGTCTACCCCAACCCCACCACAG ACTGCCGTATCTGGATCAGACAGTACAGGAGTGGCCACAGCTAATGCTGAGTGTGTCCCAGCTGCTGTTGCACCAGCACCGGTTAGAGCAG ATGACAGAGAAAATCCTTTGCTGCCTCATCTGCCTCAGCCCCCTGATACTGTTAAGAATGACTGCCACCCCACAGAGGCCACCTCCTctgacatgaacattaatcccACTGCACCTCCTCTCGTATCAGAAGCCCCAGGAACCCCTTGCAACTCTCTTTCTAGCCCTGTGCCCAATGTTCCCATCGCAGACGTAATGGATGCCCCCAAACTTCCTAGAGTATTCACTTCTGAGCCCCAATCTGCGCCCGAGGTGCCTGCATACCCTGCACCCATTCCTGATCCTGTGCCTACCTCCACTGGACAGGAAATCCCAGAAAGGACAGCAACAAGGCTTGATGAGGAGGTGGTAAAAGAGGAGGACATTCAGCCAGAGGATGTTTCTTCTTTACGGGAGAAATCCTACACTCCTTCCGCCATCTCAAACGGCATGGCTGGGAATGAGCCAGAGCGGCCTTTGGCCACATTACCATCTAGTTGCCTGGAGGCCCCTCTGGAGTCTCCCATTGCTCAGCCTGAGGAGCTCCGCCTTCCCAATGGTTTGCCACTTCCATTCCTGCAAGACCCGGAGGCCCCGGCTATTACTACGGAAGAGTGCGATGACAGCCCCATCGCTGAGCCTGACGTGAAAAGCTACGAAGCCACCACTAAGGCAGTGCCTACATCAGTCGTGAAAACAAGTACAGCACCTGTTGGTGAGTCGGCATCGACCGTCAGTCCAGCGGTTCCCACTGAACCTACTGCCCAGACGGGACCTTCCCAGCCTGAGGTCCATGAAACGGTTCATCCTGTGTCCCTTGACACCAAGAAGGATACCACAATGCCCGAGTCCAACGCCAAAGGAGAAACATCATCTCCAGGCCCAGTGGATGACCATACCCCAGAGATGGTGATCGGTCCTCCCCAGATAGTACCCACAGCCCTCGTAGAAACTACTATGCAAG ctgctgtgtctgtgccaaagaaaaagaggaaaatgaAGGATTTGAACAAAAAGGAAGCAGTGGGAGATCTATTAGATgcatttaaagag GAGAAGGTAGTTGTACCACCAGCACCTGAGATTGTCACAGCACCATCAGCTGAAACCCaacctcctgctcctcctccagcagtAGAGGATGCAGACCTGACCTGGGAGGACAAGGAGGACAAGCTGGATGCCGAGAATATTCAGCCAGATGATCCTGAGCAGACTGCAACCGACAAGAAGTACCAGTATAAAGAAG aacAATGGCAGCCAGTCAATccagaagagaagaaaaaatatGACAGGAGTTTTCTGCTGCGTTTCCAGTTCGCCTCGGTCAGCATGAACAAGCCGGAGGGTCTTCCTGCTATCAGTGATGTTGTCCTGGACAAG GCTAATAAGACTCCTCTGCGCCAGCTTGACCCCAGTCGGCTACCTGGGATGAACTGTGGTCCGGATTTCACACCTTCCTTTGCCAACCTTGGCAGGCCGGGTATGGGGGTAGGAAGTAGAGGACCA CCTCCAGGTATGGGAGCTATGGTAGGTGGCCCACGTCGCTCTCAACAGATGCAAAGGAAAGAGCCAAGGAAAATCATTACCAGCATGTCACTCAACGACGACGTGAAGCTGAACAAGGCAGAGAAGGCATGGAAGCCTTCAGTGAAAAAATCTATGTGTAGTCGTACACCAGCTGAGACTGCAGATACTGATCCAGATCAACTAAAAACACAGGAATTGTTTAAAAGCGTCCGCAGTATTCTCAACAAACTGACCCCTCAAAAGTTTCAGCAGCTGATGAAACAAGTCACAGAACTTAAGATTGACACTGAGGAGAGGTTGAAAGGTGTCATCGACCTCACCTTTGAAAAGGCTATCTCTGAACCTGACTTTTCCGTGGCCTACGCCAGTATGTGCCGCTGTGTTATGGGG CTGAAAGTCCAAGCTACAGATAAGCCGGGAGACACTGTGAATTTCAGGAAGCTGCTACTGAATCGATGTCAGAAAGAGTTTGAGAAGGATAAAGATGACAATGAGATTTTTGAGAAGAAGCAAAAAGAGCTGGAGGCCGCCACAGAG GAGGAGAAGAAGCAACGGTTAATGGAAGAGCTGGAAGAGGCAAAATACAAGGCTAGGAAGCGCTCACTCGGGAATATTAAATTCATTGGTgagctttttaagtttaatatGCTCACAGAAGTCATCATGCACGACTGCATCGTAAAACTACTCAAAAACCACGACGAGGAGTCCCTAGAGTGCCTGTGCAGACTGTTGTCCACCATTGGCAAGGACCTAGACTTCGAGAAGGCCAAG CCTCGCATGGACCAGTACTTCAATCAGATGGAGAAAATAATAAAGGAGAGGAAGACCACCTCCAGGATCCGCTTTATGTTACAAGATGTGGTAGACCTTCGAGAG AATAACTGGGTGCCCAGACGAGGCGACCAAGGCCCCAAGACTATTGACCAGATCCACAAAGAAGCTGAGCTGGAAGAGCACAGAGAGCAGATGAAAGTGCAGCAAGCTCTCATCTCCAAGAAGGAGTCTGTTGGTGGGCCAGGAAGTAGGATGGGTGGACCAGGATCAGGGAGTCGTGGGGGACCTCACACTCCTAGTCGCGGTGTTTCCCCGCAAGGTGACGGCTGGAACACAGTCACCATTTGCAAGAACCGACCTTATGACGGCTCACGCCTTAGTAAAATCACAAAG ACATCTGCTTTTGATGCCCACAGTCAGTGTCTTGCTCCCGGAGGCAAGGGCGCTTTGAGCTGGGGTAGAGGAAGCAGCGGGGGTAGCAGCACTAAGGCTCCTGATTCCG GTCCAGAAACGGGTGCCCGTCCGGCTACCAGCACTCTCAACAGGTACTCGGCTCTGCAGCAGTCCGCGTCAGGTTCTTCACTGGAGTCGGACAGGCGTGTTCCTCAGAG AAACAGCTCAAGCCGAGAACGAGGGGAGCAGTTTGATCGCTCCGATCACGGTCTTGACCGACGCGATGACAGGGATCGACACCGGATACAGGTTGCACCTACACGCAGCTTCAGTCGGGAAAATGAGCGGAGTCGGGAGCGGGCAGATCCAGTCCGCAGAGTAGCTAACAGGACAGATGACAGAGATCAGGGCAGAGAGAACG TGAGGAGGGAAACATCTTCCACACCTCCACCTACCCAGGTCTCCACCAAGCCTTCACTGACCGTGGAAGAGCTAACCAAGAAATCCAAAGCCATCATCGAAGAATACCTCCATAACATTGATATCAAG GAGCCTTTACAGTGTGTCCAGGAAATCAACTGTCCTCAAATGCTGTCTGTGTTTGTCCAATGTGGGCTGGAGCTGACGCTGGAGCGTAGCAACCTGGCCAGAGAGAACATGGGCAGGCTGCTGCAGCAGCTCATGAAGGCCGGCATCCTTCCGGTACAGCAGTTCTACAAAGG GCTTCATGAAATCCTGGAGATAGCTGATGAAATGGCAATAGATATCCCTCACATCTGGCTCTACCTGGCAGAACTGATAACCCCCATGCTCCACGAGGGAGGGATCCCCATGGGACAGCTTTTCAA GGAGATTTCAAAGCCATTGATATCCATGGGCAAAGCTGGAGACCTGCTGGCCCTGATCCTCAATTTACTCTGCAAAGGAATG AGCCATAAGAAGGTGGGCACAATGTGGAGGGAGGCGGAACTCCAATGGAAAGACTTCCTCCCTGAGGACGTAGATGTCAACAAGTTTGTGACACAAAAG AACGTGGCGTTCACACTGAGCGAAGAGCCTGAGAAAAGCAAAAAGAAGGAAATGAGTTGTGCAGAGCTGACCAAGCAGCTTGAAAGACTGATCCAGGATAAGGCTGACAACCAGAGAATGCTTGACTGGATTGAA GCCAATCTGGATGAGCAGCAGACCGCCTCCCACATGTTCATCAGAGCCTTGATGACCTGCATCTGCCAGTCGGCGATCATCT GTGACAATCCCTACAAGGTGAATGATGAGGTGATCAGCCAGAGGGCCAAGTTGATGCAGAAATTCCTAAATGATGAGCAAAAGGAGCTGCAGGCTCTCTATGCCCTCCAGGCTCTCATGGTACACATGGAGCAACCAGCCA ATCTGCTGCGAATGTTCTTCGACACGCTTTACGATGAGGAAGTCATCAGAGAAGAGGCCTTCTACAAGTGGGAGTCGAGCAAGGACCCCGCCGAGGAGCAGGGCAAGGGTGTGGCCCTCATGTCTGTCACGGGCTTCTTCACTTGGCTGCACCAGGAGGATGAATCCGACAACGTTTAA
- the LOC131134426 gene encoding eukaryotic translation initiation factor 4 gamma 1-like isoform X6, translating into MSGGRTGSTPTPPQTAVSGSDSTGVATANAECVPAAVAPAPVRADDRENPLLPHLPQPPDTVKNDCHPTEATSSDMNINPTAPPLVSEAPGTPCNSLSSPVPNVPIADVMDAPKLPRVFTSEPQSAPEVPAYPAPIPDPVPTSTGQEIPERTATRLDEEVVKEEDIQPEDVSSLREKSYTPSAISNGMAGNEPERPLATLPSSCLEAPLESPIAQPEELRLPNGLPLPFLQDPEAPAITTEECDDSPIAEPDVKSYEATTKAVPTSVVKTSTAPVGESASTVSPAVPTEPTAQTGPSQPEVHETVHPVSLDTKKDTTMPESNAKGETSSPGPVDDHTPEMVIGPPQIVPTALVETTMQAAVSVPKKKRKMKDLNKKEAVGDLLDAFKEEKVVVPPAPEIVTAPSAETQPPAPPPAVEDADLTWEDKEDKLDAENIQPDDPEQTATDKKYQYKEEQWQPVNPEEKKKYDRSFLLRFQFASVSMNKPEGLPAISDVVLDKANKTPLRQLDPSRLPGMNCGPDFTPSFANLGRPGMGVGSRGPPPGMGAMVGGPRRSQQMQRKEPRKIITSMSLNDDVKLNKAEKAWKPSVKKSMCSRTPAETADTDPDQLKTQELFKSVRSILNKLTPQKFQQLMKQVTELKIDTEERLKGVIDLTFEKAISEPDFSVAYASMCRCVMGLKVQATDKPGDTVNFRKLLLNRCQKEFEKDKDDNEIFEKKQKELEAATEEEKKQRLMEELEEAKYKARKRSLGNIKFIGELFKFNMLTEVIMHDCIVKLLKNHDEESLECLCRLLSTIGKDLDFEKAKPRMDQYFNQMEKIIKERKTTSRIRFMLQDVVDLRENNWVPRRGDQGPKTIDQIHKEAELEEHREQMKVQQALISKKESVGGPGSRMGGPGSGSRGGPHTPSRGVSPQGDGWNTVTICKNRPYDGSRLSKITKTSAFDAHSQCLAPGGKGALSWGRGSSGGSSTKAPDSGPETGARPATSTLNRYSALQQSASGSSLESDRRVPQRNSSSRERGEQFDRSDHGLDRRDDRDRHRIQVAPTRSFSRENERSRERADPVRRVANRTDDRDQGRENVRRETSSTPPPTQVSTKPSLTVEELTKKSKAIIEEYLHNIDIKEPLQCVQEINCPQMLSVFVQCGLELTLERSNLARENMGRLLQQLMKAGILPVQQFYKGLHEILEIADEMAIDIPHIWLYLAELITPMLHEGGIPMGQLFKEISKPLISMGKAGDLLALILNLLCKGMSHKKVGTMWREAELQWKDFLPEDVDVNKFVTQKNVAFTLSEEPEKSKKKEMSCAELTKQLERLIQDKADNQRMLDWIEANLDEQQTASHMFIRALMTCICQSAIICDNPYKVNDEVISQRAKLMQKFLNDEQKELQALYALQALMVHMEQPANLLRMFFDTLYDEEVIREEAFYKWESSKDPAEEQGKGVALMSVTGFFTWLHQEDESDNV; encoded by the exons ATGTCAGGGGGCCGCACCGGGTCTACCCCAACCCCACCACAG ACTGCCGTATCTGGATCAGACAGTACAGGAGTGGCCACAGCTAATGCTGAGTGTGTCCCAGCTGCTGTTGCACCAGCACCGGTTAGAGCAG ATGACAGAGAAAATCCTTTGCTGCCTCATCTGCCTCAGCCCCCTGATACTGTTAAGAATGACTGCCACCCCACAGAGGCCACCTCCTctgacatgaacattaatcccACTGCACCTCCTCTCGTATCAGAAGCCCCAGGAACCCCTTGCAACTCTCTTTCTAGCCCTGTGCCCAATGTTCCCATCGCAGACGTAATGGATGCCCCCAAACTTCCTAGAGTATTCACTTCTGAGCCCCAATCTGCGCCCGAGGTGCCTGCATACCCTGCACCCATTCCTGATCCTGTGCCTACCTCCACTGGACAGGAAATCCCAGAAAGGACAGCAACAAGGCTTGATGAGGAGGTGGTAAAAGAGGAGGACATTCAGCCAGAGGATGTTTCTTCTTTACGGGAGAAATCCTACACTCCTTCCGCCATCTCAAACGGCATGGCTGGGAATGAGCCAGAGCGGCCTTTGGCCACATTACCATCTAGTTGCCTGGAGGCCCCTCTGGAGTCTCCCATTGCTCAGCCTGAGGAGCTCCGCCTTCCCAATGGTTTGCCACTTCCATTCCTGCAAGACCCGGAGGCCCCGGCTATTACTACGGAAGAGTGCGATGACAGCCCCATCGCTGAGCCTGACGTGAAAAGCTACGAAGCCACCACTAAGGCAGTGCCTACATCAGTCGTGAAAACAAGTACAGCACCTGTTGGTGAGTCGGCATCGACCGTCAGTCCAGCGGTTCCCACTGAACCTACTGCCCAGACGGGACCTTCCCAGCCTGAGGTCCATGAAACGGTTCATCCTGTGTCCCTTGACACCAAGAAGGATACCACAATGCCCGAGTCCAACGCCAAAGGAGAAACATCATCTCCAGGCCCAGTGGATGACCATACCCCAGAGATGGTGATCGGTCCTCCCCAGATAGTACCCACAGCCCTCGTAGAAACTACTATGCAAG ctgctgtgtctgtgccaaagaaaaagaggaaaatgaAGGATTTGAACAAAAAGGAAGCAGTGGGAGATCTATTAGATgcatttaaagag GAGAAGGTAGTTGTACCACCAGCACCTGAGATTGTCACAGCACCATCAGCTGAAACCCaacctcctgctcctcctccagcagtAGAGGATGCAGACCTGACCTGGGAGGACAAGGAGGACAAGCTGGATGCCGAGAATATTCAGCCAGATGATCCTGAGCAGACTGCAACCGACAAGAAGTACCAGTATAAAGAAG aacAATGGCAGCCAGTCAATccagaagagaagaaaaaatatGACAGGAGTTTTCTGCTGCGTTTCCAGTTCGCCTCGGTCAGCATGAACAAGCCGGAGGGTCTTCCTGCTATCAGTGATGTTGTCCTGGACAAG GCTAATAAGACTCCTCTGCGCCAGCTTGACCCCAGTCGGCTACCTGGGATGAACTGTGGTCCGGATTTCACACCTTCCTTTGCCAACCTTGGCAGGCCGGGTATGGGGGTAGGAAGTAGAGGACCA CCTCCAGGTATGGGAGCTATGGTAGGTGGCCCACGTCGCTCTCAACAGATGCAAAGGAAAGAGCCAAGGAAAATCATTACCAGCATGTCACTCAACGACGACGTGAAGCTGAACAAGGCAGAGAAGGCATGGAAGCCTTCAGTGAAAAAATCTATGTGTAGTCGTACACCAGCTGAGACTGCAGATACTGATCCAGATCAACTAAAAACACAGGAATTGTTTAAAAGCGTCCGCAGTATTCTCAACAAACTGACCCCTCAAAAGTTTCAGCAGCTGATGAAACAAGTCACAGAACTTAAGATTGACACTGAGGAGAGGTTGAAAGGTGTCATCGACCTCACCTTTGAAAAGGCTATCTCTGAACCTGACTTTTCCGTGGCCTACGCCAGTATGTGCCGCTGTGTTATGGGG CTGAAAGTCCAAGCTACAGATAAGCCGGGAGACACTGTGAATTTCAGGAAGCTGCTACTGAATCGATGTCAGAAAGAGTTTGAGAAGGATAAAGATGACAATGAGATTTTTGAGAAGAAGCAAAAAGAGCTGGAGGCCGCCACAGAG GAGGAGAAGAAGCAACGGTTAATGGAAGAGCTGGAAGAGGCAAAATACAAGGCTAGGAAGCGCTCACTCGGGAATATTAAATTCATTGGTgagctttttaagtttaatatGCTCACAGAAGTCATCATGCACGACTGCATCGTAAAACTACTCAAAAACCACGACGAGGAGTCCCTAGAGTGCCTGTGCAGACTGTTGTCCACCATTGGCAAGGACCTAGACTTCGAGAAGGCCAAG CCTCGCATGGACCAGTACTTCAATCAGATGGAGAAAATAATAAAGGAGAGGAAGACCACCTCCAGGATCCGCTTTATGTTACAAGATGTGGTAGACCTTCGAGAG AATAACTGGGTGCCCAGACGAGGCGACCAAGGCCCCAAGACTATTGACCAGATCCACAAAGAAGCTGAGCTGGAAGAGCACAGAGAGCAGATGAAAGTGCAGCAAGCTCTCATCTCCAAGAAGGAGTCTGTTGGTGGGCCAGGAAGTAGGATGGGTGGACCAGGATCAGGGAGTCGTGGGGGACCTCACACTCCTAGTCGCGGTGTTTCCCCGCAAGGTGACGGCTGGAACACAGTCACCATTTGCAAGAACCGACCTTATGACGGCTCACGCCTTAGTAAAATCACAAAG ACATCTGCTTTTGATGCCCACAGTCAGTGTCTTGCTCCCGGAGGCAAGGGCGCTTTGAGCTGGGGTAGAGGAAGCAGCGGGGGTAGCAGCACTAAGGCTCCTGATTCCG GTCCAGAAACGGGTGCCCGTCCGGCTACCAGCACTCTCAACAGGTACTCGGCTCTGCAGCAGTCCGCGTCAGGTTCTTCACTGGAGTCGGACAGGCGTGTTCCTCAGAG AAACAGCTCAAGCCGAGAACGAGGGGAGCAGTTTGATCGCTCCGATCACGGTCTTGACCGACGCGATGACAGGGATCGACACCGGATACAGGTTGCACCTACACGCAGCTTCAGTCGGGAAAATGAGCGGAGTCGGGAGCGGGCAGATCCAGTCCGCAGAGTAGCTAACAGGACAGATGACAGAGATCAGGGCAGAGAGAACG TGAGGAGGGAAACATCTTCCACACCTCCACCTACCCAGGTCTCCACCAAGCCTTCACTGACCGTGGAAGAGCTAACCAAGAAATCCAAAGCCATCATCGAAGAATACCTCCATAACATTGATATCAAG GAGCCTTTACAGTGTGTCCAGGAAATCAACTGTCCTCAAATGCTGTCTGTGTTTGTCCAATGTGGGCTGGAGCTGACGCTGGAGCGTAGCAACCTGGCCAGAGAGAACATGGGCAGGCTGCTGCAGCAGCTCATGAAGGCCGGCATCCTTCCGGTACAGCAGTTCTACAAAGG GCTTCATGAAATCCTGGAGATAGCTGATGAAATGGCAATAGATATCCCTCACATCTGGCTCTACCTGGCAGAACTGATAACCCCCATGCTCCACGAGGGAGGGATCCCCATGGGACAGCTTTTCAA GGAGATTTCAAAGCCATTGATATCCATGGGCAAAGCTGGAGACCTGCTGGCCCTGATCCTCAATTTACTCTGCAAAGGAATG AGCCATAAGAAGGTGGGCACAATGTGGAGGGAGGCGGAACTCCAATGGAAAGACTTCCTCCCTGAGGACGTAGATGTCAACAAGTTTGTGACACAAAAG AACGTGGCGTTCACACTGAGCGAAGAGCCTGAGAAAAGCAAAAAGAAGGAAATGAGTTGTGCAGAGCTGACCAAGCAGCTTGAAAGACTGATCCAGGATAAGGCTGACAACCAGAGAATGCTTGACTGGATTGAA GCCAATCTGGATGAGCAGCAGACCGCCTCCCACATGTTCATCAGAGCCTTGATGACCTGCATCTGCCAGTCGGCGATCATCT GTGACAATCCCTACAAGGTGAATGATGAGGTGATCAGCCAGAGGGCCAAGTTGATGCAGAAATTCCTAAATGATGAGCAAAAGGAGCTGCAGGCTCTCTATGCCCTCCAGGCTCTCATGGTACACATGGAGCAACCAGCCA ATCTGCTGCGAATGTTCTTCGACACGCTTTACGATGAGGAAGTCATCAGAGAAGAGGCCTTCTACAAGTGGGAGTCGAGCAAGGACCCCGCCGAGGAGCAGGGCAAGGGTGTGGCCCTCATGTCTGTCACGGGCTTCTTCACTTGGCTGCACCAGGAGGATGAATCCGACAACGTTTAA